A region of the Legionella sp. PATHC035 genome:
GTGCCTTTAGTCGTTAAAATATCACCTGACGAAGATTTAGAAACATTAAAACAAATGACTGAAGTGATTTTGAACTATGGTATTGAAGGGATTATTGCGACGAATACGACCTGCTCTCGCAAGGGGGTAGCCCATTTGCCTTATGCTGAGGAAACTGGCGGATTAAGTGGTGAACCTTTATGGGACTTATCAACCCAATGTTTGCGTTTGCTGAAACAGTATGTAGGTGACGCCATAACCTTGATCGGAGTAGGTGGCATTGACAGTTGTCACAAGGCTCAGGCTAAGTTGGATGCAGGGGCCTCTCTAATCCAGGTCTACACTGGTCTGATTTATCGAGGTCCAGGTTTGGTATATGAACTATCAAACGGATTGCAATAAGAATCAGACCACTTTTAAATTGTTTTGCTTAGGGTTTTGCCTTCACTCAGATACTGACTTTGATAGGAATAATATGAGATGAACTGTATTACTAAAAATCTGGCAGCACAGATGGAGTCTTGCATCAAACAAACCCACATAGAGGTAACCAAAGAGTATCCACAAGGAAGAATTTTGGAGGTCAATGGAGGCGCTGCCTGTTTTTCAGGGTTTGATTCGTATTTATCACAGGTAGTTGGATGGGGTTTTGCTACAAAATTAGACCATTTTCAGACTGAAATTGAACGCATCGAACATTTTTATAAAACCTTGAACCATAATCGAGTAGATATCGAGTTGTGTCCTTTTGTAGGAAATGATCTCACCCTATGTTTAAGTCAGCGTGGCTACCGTATCAGTGAATTAAATAACGTATCGTTATTGGATTTAAAGTCATTTCAGCCTCTTGATTATGCTGCGGAGAATTTGACGATCAGAGAAATAAAGTCAAATGAAAAGGAGCAATGGGCTAAAAAAATAGCTTTAGGTTTTGATGCACCTGAAGCAGAAGATCAATTTTTTCGTTATGCCCAATCTAAGGGAGTCAGTACCTTCGCTGTCTACGATAATGAGGTGATTGTAGCAGGAGCTACTATTGCCATGCATGGGGACTTTTGTGATTTAGGTGTGACCAGCACTTTGCCTGCCTATCGAGGAAGAGGATTACAAAAAAAATTATTAATTGCTCGCTTAAATATGGCAAAACAACTTGGTTTATCTTGGGCGACAGTCACTACTGAACCGGGAAGTGTTTCAGATTCTAATGTGCAAAAAATAGGTTTTCATTGTGCGTATACTCGGATCAAGATGACGTTGGAGTGACAGTTAATCAACCATAATATAGCCTGCGTGCGGTCGAACTGTTATTAAAAATCCGCTTTCCCACTCGTGGGGGAGGGGTAGGGAACAGGGTGCTACTATCAATACCCTCCTCCTCCCTAACGGGCACCTTCTCCCCATGGGGAGAAGGGAAATACTATTAACTTTATGGCTGTATCACTGCGCTATCTTTCTGTGAAGGAAAATTAGCACTTCCAAGTAATAACAGTTACAATAACCCACTTTTCGATTGAACCATTTGAGTCATGAAAAAGAAACTCTCAGTTAAGACCAGCATTTTATACAAACGTTTGTTAGCTTATGTGAAACCGTTCTGGCCCATATTGGTATTAGGCGTTTTTGCCAACATGTTGTATTCCCTTATCGATGCCGGTTTCACCTATATGATGCGGCCCTTTTTTGATAAAAGTTTTATTAGTGTCGATATGGATTTTATCAAGAAAATTCCTTATATCGTTTTAATAGGGATTACTTTGAGGGGGCTTGTCAGTTCACTGGGAAGTTATTGCATGACTTGGGTTGCCCGCTCTGTAGTTAAAGTATTAAGAGAAAAAGTTTTTAATCATATTTTGCATTTACCTGCTGATTTTTATGATGAGGCAACCTCTGGACAAATGCTTTCTAAAATTCTTTATGATGTTGAGCAGGTAGCACAGGTTAGCGCAGATGCTTTAACCGATATTGTTCAAAATTCCTGTTTGATTATTGGTTTTCTTACCGTCATGATGGTGATCTGCTGGCAATTGTCACTGATGTTTCTGTTAACCATCCCTTTTGTTGGCTTTATTGTCAACTACACCAATAAACGTGTTAGACGAATCAGTCATAAAGTCCAAAAAACGATGGGGGAAGTGACGGAAATCGCGAGTGAAGCCATTGAGGGTTATAAAGTAGTTCGTATTTTTGGAGGTATTACTTATGAATCTGGAAAATTTAGTAATGCGATAGAACGCTCCCGTCAAAATGATATGAAGGTTGCTGCGAGCAAGGCACTGAATGTCTCTGGCGTACAAATTGTCATTGCTATAGGCATAGCAGCAATCATTGCCGCTGCAATTCAATTGTCTACAGTAGTCATTATTTCTGCAGGCTCTTTTTTAGCAATTATTGCGGCAATGATACAGCTAATCAAACCCATGAAAACCTTAACTACGTTGAATGCGGTAATACAAAAAGGTTTAGCCGGCGCAGAGAGTGTGTTCCATATGCTGGATCTGCCCATAGAGCAAGAGCAAGGTAAGGTTTTGTCACAAAGAGCACGCGGTGATCTTGAGTTTAAACAGGTGTCTTATGCATACAGGCAAGGAGAAAATGTATTACATAACGTGAGCTTCACTGTTGAAGCCGGTAAAACGGTTGCATTGGTAGGGCATTCAGGAAGTGGTAAAACAACTATAGCCAGTTTATTGCCTCGTTTTTATGAAGTGACTCAAGGTGTTATCACTCTAGATGATACACCGATCAATGAAATCAGTTTAAGCAGTTTACGTCAACAAATGGCTTTGGTGAGTCAAAATGTAACACTTTTTAATGATACTTTAGCGAATAATATTGCATATGGCCGTTCCGATGTTAGTCGTGAACAAATCATACAAGCTGCCAAAATGGCTTTTGCTGATGAATTTATCCGTCGTTTACCAGAAGGTTATGACACGCGTGTTGGAGAGAATGGGGTATTACTTTCTGGTGGCCAGCGACAAAGGATAGCGATTGCACGGGCTATATTAAAAGATGCTCCTATTTTAATTCTTGATGAAGCAACCTCTGCTTTGGATAGCGAGTCAGAACGATACATACAGATCGCTTTGGAAGAAGTCATGAAAAATCGTACGACTTTAGTTATTGCGCATCGCTTATCCACCATTAAACATGCAGATAAAATTATAGTGATGCAAAATGGAAGCATCGTGGAGCAAGGTACTCATCAGGAGTTACTAGATTTACAAGGGTACTATGCACAACTTCAGGGAATACAACACTCAGATACAGTTCAAGAGGTTGCAATAGTCTGATGTCTTTCTTCTTTGAGAAATTATGGTATGGTGATCACCCGATGCAATGGGTATTACGGCCATTCTCTTGGGTGTATTCGGTTTTCGCTTCAGTAAGACGCTCTTATTTGCAACGTTTTAGTCAGTTTGATTGCCCAGTTCCACTCATTGTTGTTGGAAATATAACGGTTGGGGGAGTGGGTAAGACCCCACTGGTTATCGAATTAGCCAAGCGAGTACAACAAAAAGGATTAAGAGTGGGGATCGTAAGCCGTGGTTATGGCGCGAAACTCAAACATTTTCCTTACGAAGTAGAGGTTAATGATTCTGCACTGGAGGTTGGAGATGAGCCCTTACTGTTAGCACAAAAAACCAAATGCCCTGTAGTGATTGCCCCTAAACGCACGGATGCGGTTCGATATCTTTTGGAACAACATCAAAGTCAAATTATTATTAGTGATGATGGACTGCAGCATTACCGTATGGGACGGGCTATAGAAATAGCGGTTATTGATGGAACTCGTGGGTTGGGTAACGGGTTTTGTTTGCCAGCAGGGCCGTTAAGGGAACCTGCTAGGCGCTTAGATCAGGTTGATTTTATTGTAGTGAATGAAGGTAAGTGGAATAATGCATATTCCATGGTATTAAGACCAGGAAAAATAAAGAAATTAAGTACTGATGAGGAAATTGATCCCCATGCATTAAATGGTAAATGGGAAGCGATTGCTGCGATTGGTAATCCTCAACGTTTTTATTCCACTTTGCTGCAATTAGGGATAGAATTCGACACCTGTTCTTATCCTGATCATTATCAGTTTAAGCCAGATGATTTGAATTATTGCAAATCACTTATTATTATGACGGAAAAAGATGCAGTGAAATGTCGATCTTTTTGTTCAGACACAATGCATTATTTGCCCGTAGACGCTGTATTGGATGATGCTTTTTGGGATGCATTGTGGTTACATCAACAGTTAAAAGGTTATTGCTGATTATGTTTGCTTGGATTCGCTGTTTTTTATTATTAATCATATTCCCCATAAGTACTGGAGTGCTTGCGGCTGAAATAAAATCAGAAGTGCAGCAGCAGGTACAACTCATAGATTCCAATGTAGGAAGTTGGACTTTTTCCGGCATGGTAAAGAATGAAAGTGGTGATCAATACGGATATTTTTTTGAAATGCAGCGTCAAGGTACAGAATTTCATACTCAAGCTGCTTTAATCGATGAAGAAACGAACAAGCTGGTTTTTTATTATGAAAATAAAGAAAAAATAGAGCAATCAACACCACTTGATTGGCATGTTGGTTATTCTTTTATCCGCTATAATCCCATCAATGACAGTTGGATCTTTGGCGTTAAAGCAGCAGATAAAAAAGGCTTTAATTTTAAAGTGGACATGTTAAAGCAAGCAAACAACAATGAAACCTTAGTCCTACGACCTGGAGTAAAATTTCAAGTGTTACAGACTAGCCAGCTCAATGGTCATCTTCGTATTGATGATAAAGAGCAATTTGTTACCGGAAATAAAGCATGGTTTGGTAAATTGGTATTAAATGATGATCAAAAAGCCACTCATGAGATCAGCACTACGTTTTGTCGCTTAAATGATGATAATGGATTTTACTCGGCAAACCTTAAGGAAAAAGATGCGACCAGTGCCGCAGTTGCCGGTTGGCTAGATCCTCTAGGCAATAAAGTCAAAATGTCTCAATTTATTTCACTAAAACCTCTAGATAATGATCAGTGCATGTTAAAGATTGGCTTGCCTAAGCTGAGCTTAAAATTGATTAATACATTAAAGGGTAATGATCCATCATCACATACTGTGGCAGGTTTTTCTAAAGACAGTCGGGCTGGCTTTTGTTTTATGACTCAGCAGTCATTTTTAAAAAATTCTGAGCTAACCAACAAGAATGTTAAGTTAACTGCTTGATTGAGTATATTTTGTAGCCTGGACACCACGCGGCGGAGTCCAGGATTAAGAAGTTTATTCAAATATTTAAAAACCAGGTTTCTCGTGCGCCGCCAATCCAGGCTACCCCAATACCCAATTTATCACAGAGTAAGAGTGGTAATATCCTCAGTCGTTAAAGATCTTTGTTTTAAAGTTGAGGTTGTAGTTGCTTGTAACAAAGTTGGTTCTGGTTCTTTGGTATTAGCCTTTTTATCCATCAATTTTTGTAATTTTTTGTCCACTTCGGGATCAAAATCCAGTTCAGGATGAGCTCTATTTTTCAGAGGTTCTTGATCTACGAGTGTTCCACCTAATGCTCCGTGTATCATTTTGTACGAATTAGGTTCTCTTAGGTGAGGATCTAATTTCGCTTCTAATCTACGAGCATACTCAGGATCCAAAAGCCACATAGCATCTGCCAGGGCAGGAATACTCATGTTTGGTTTGCCATTTGCCCACCAACCTAAATCAGCCATTGCTTCACGTAAACAGTCACCATCATCGTTCTGTTCAACAAGTGCATAACGTAATATGGAGATAAGCGCTTTTTTGGGCTCTTCATAATTAATAGAAAATTCATTACACCAACTGAAAGGTCCAAAAGTAAGCTCTTCTAATTTCTCATGATATTTTCGATTAAAGATGTTACATAATAGTTTGGCGCTTTGTTCCGCTGGGGCTGATATTTTATATTGGGCAAGACCTTCCTTGCTTTTGTAATATTCCGACATCAACAAGGCATGCATGGTTGCAGTTGGATGCACATCATCCCAAAACATGTGTTGGTAACCCGGAGCAACTCCTCCAGGAATTATTGGAATATTATTCTTTTTTGCATAATCTAAATAAGGTTCTTTTAAACAACTTTTATTAAAGTATTGACTATATCCTAAACCACCATCATCACGGACATCGTTGTAAATTTTAGTAAAAACACTTTTGATGTCAAAAAGATCAATCGAGCAATTGGGATAACGTTCCTTTAACTTTTCTAGCTTCTTTTCTAATTCCGTATTAAATGCAATTGATACAGTTTGAGCGTTATTACGCTCATCAACTGATTTATTTTGATAGCGTGGTGTTAAGGACAAATCGGGTAAATTACACAAAACAAAATTTGTATAGCCTTTTTTGATTAACCTCTCGATATTATCTATGTTGCTTTGAGCAGCCAATTTTGCTGCCTCTTCGGTTGGCTCTGAATTAACCGTAATTAAATCGTTAGCACCAGAAAATACTGTAATAAGGGTCTTCTTTTTTTGCTCTATAGATACTGCTTCCTCATTCTCACTGTCTTGCAAGAATTGATCTACCTGATTCGATAGATTGGATACAATTAAGCGGGTAAAGAAAAGCTTTATTGAAGTTATAGGAGACAGAAGTGAAAGAAACAAGTCATTCCAGCTGTAATCATATGATGTTGAGCCGCCTTGGCTGTAGTTTCTAAAGAAGTTCTGGCCATTATATTGAGCCACACGGCCATCATCGAGTGAATAATATTCTTGGACGTAATCGTGATAACGTGAGTCTGTTATTAATTGGTCAGCAACATCATCAGAAGACTCTTGTAGCTTGGTTTTTGGTCGTCCTTTTTTAATAGGAGTAGCACCCAGAGCAGTTTTTTTGTCCTGACTTGAGATGGTATTGGATTTCGGAGAATTTTCTGGATTAGCACCGAACAGATGGCCCTCTTCTCTGGCTTCTACACGCTTTTTGCGTCGCACCTCGTTTATTTCTGCTCTAACTTCCTTCTTAGTGTATTGTCTTTTGTGTGGCCAGGAAAAACCAT
Encoded here:
- a CDS encoding GNAT family N-acetyltransferase, which encodes MNCITKNLAAQMESCIKQTHIEVTKEYPQGRILEVNGGAACFSGFDSYLSQVVGWGFATKLDHFQTEIERIEHFYKTLNHNRVDIELCPFVGNDLTLCLSQRGYRISELNNVSLLDLKSFQPLDYAAENLTIREIKSNEKEQWAKKIALGFDAPEAEDQFFRYAQSKGVSTFAVYDNEVIVAGATIAMHGDFCDLGVTSTLPAYRGRGLQKKLLIARLNMAKQLGLSWATVTTEPGSVSDSNVQKIGFHCAYTRIKMTLE
- a CDS encoding SGNH/GDSL hydrolase family protein, with the translated sequence MAESKKEPKSISVSKHPKEINYFVIFGDSLSDGKNMGEKATFLGPLAKKLWLKITGLSESPKERFTNGYTWADAIKSMVISKFLNEDRIKKDPFGKFNLNNADISDDILSRLGEDQDHQDGFSWPHKRQYTKKEVRAEINEVRRKKRVEAREEGHLFGANPENSPKSNTISSQDKKTALGATPIKKGRPKTKLQESSDDVADQLITDSRYHDYVQEYYSLDDGRVAQYNGQNFFRNYSQGGSTSYDYSWNDLFLSLLSPITSIKLFFTRLIVSNLSNQVDQFLQDSENEEAVSIEQKKKTLITVFSGANDLITVNSEPTEEAAKLAAQSNIDNIERLIKKGYTNFVLCNLPDLSLTPRYQNKSVDERNNAQTVSIAFNTELEKKLEKLKERYPNCSIDLFDIKSVFTKIYNDVRDDGGLGYSQYFNKSCLKEPYLDYAKKNNIPIIPGGVAPGYQHMFWDDVHPTATMHALLMSEYYKSKEGLAQYKISAPAEQSAKLLCNIFNRKYHEKLEELTFGPFSWCNEFSINYEEPKKALISILRYALVEQNDDGDCLREAMADLGWWANGKPNMSIPALADAMWLLDPEYARRLEAKLDPHLREPNSYKMIHGALGGTLVDQEPLKNRAHPELDFDPEVDKKLQKLMDKKANTKEPEPTLLQATTTSTLKQRSLTTEDITTLTL
- the msbA gene encoding lipid A export permease/ATP-binding protein MsbA, whose translation is MKKKLSVKTSILYKRLLAYVKPFWPILVLGVFANMLYSLIDAGFTYMMRPFFDKSFISVDMDFIKKIPYIVLIGITLRGLVSSLGSYCMTWVARSVVKVLREKVFNHILHLPADFYDEATSGQMLSKILYDVEQVAQVSADALTDIVQNSCLIIGFLTVMMVICWQLSLMFLLTIPFVGFIVNYTNKRVRRISHKVQKTMGEVTEIASEAIEGYKVVRIFGGITYESGKFSNAIERSRQNDMKVAASKALNVSGVQIVIAIGIAAIIAAAIQLSTVVIISAGSFLAIIAAMIQLIKPMKTLTTLNAVIQKGLAGAESVFHMLDLPIEQEQGKVLSQRARGDLEFKQVSYAYRQGENVLHNVSFTVEAGKTVALVGHSGSGKTTIASLLPRFYEVTQGVITLDDTPINEISLSSLRQQMALVSQNVTLFNDTLANNIAYGRSDVSREQIIQAAKMAFADEFIRRLPEGYDTRVGENGVLLSGGQRQRIAIARAILKDAPILILDEATSALDSESERYIQIALEEVMKNRTTLVIAHRLSTIKHADKIIVMQNGSIVEQGTHQELLDLQGYYAQLQGIQHSDTVQEVAIV
- the lpxK gene encoding tetraacyldisaccharide 4'-kinase gives rise to the protein MSFFFEKLWYGDHPMQWVLRPFSWVYSVFASVRRSYLQRFSQFDCPVPLIVVGNITVGGVGKTPLVIELAKRVQQKGLRVGIVSRGYGAKLKHFPYEVEVNDSALEVGDEPLLLAQKTKCPVVIAPKRTDAVRYLLEQHQSQIIISDDGLQHYRMGRAIEIAVIDGTRGLGNGFCLPAGPLREPARRLDQVDFIVVNEGKWNNAYSMVLRPGKIKKLSTDEEIDPHALNGKWEAIAAIGNPQRFYSTLLQLGIEFDTCSYPDHYQFKPDDLNYCKSLIIMTEKDAVKCRSFCSDTMHYLPVDAVLDDAFWDALWLHQQLKGYC